Proteins co-encoded in one Jeotgalibacillus malaysiensis genomic window:
- a CDS encoding hydroperoxidase II: protein MSNENTNKKQQQLEQFKTDDSGKKMTTNQGLKISEDEFSLKAGVRGPTLLEDFHFREKMTHFDHERIPERIVHARGAGAHGEFELYESLEDVTKAGFLTDTSRKTPVFVRFSTVAGSKGSADLARDARGFATKFYTDEGNYDLVGNNIPVFFIQDAIKFPDLVHAVKPEPHNEIPQAASAHDTFWDFVANNQESAHMVMWTMSDRAIPRSYRMMEGFGVHTFRFINAEGKAHFVKFHWKPVLGTHSVVWDEAQKLNGKNPDFHKADLFESIENGDYPEYELGVQLVSEEDEFKFDFDVLDPTKLWPEEDVPVRIVGKMTLNRNPDNFFAETEQVAFHPGHLVPGIDFTNDPLLQGRLFSYTDTQLIRLGGPNFHELPINRPVCPFFNNQRDGYGRQTINKGKVAYHKNSLENNTPEPAAPEEGGFEHYQEKMEGRKVRARSDSFKDHFSQATLFYNSMSAPEKEHLTNAFSFELGKCESESVRRQVVDMFANVSTELASAVAKNIGLEAPQGSDSGVTKSSPALSQENTVKSAKTRKVLLIAGDGFEGDVPSIIEKLEGEGVEVEIVSESMGVLKGTDGSELKVDQTFLIADSVLYDALYAVGGKDLSKKFVQTTSYFLNEAFMHFKPIGATHEGTKWLEANDIADSPGVVHGNDADSFTHSFVEAIKAHRHWSREV, encoded by the coding sequence TTGAGTAACGAAAACACGAACAAAAAGCAGCAGCAGCTCGAACAGTTCAAAACAGATGACTCCGGTAAAAAGATGACAACCAATCAGGGGCTTAAAATATCAGAAGATGAATTTTCATTAAAAGCAGGCGTCAGAGGCCCGACCCTCCTCGAAGACTTTCACTTCAGAGAAAAAATGACCCACTTTGACCATGAGCGTATTCCGGAACGAATTGTTCACGCGCGGGGGGCAGGTGCCCACGGTGAATTTGAATTATATGAATCACTTGAAGATGTGACAAAGGCTGGGTTTTTAACTGATACTTCACGAAAAACACCTGTATTTGTCCGTTTCTCAACCGTAGCAGGATCAAAAGGGTCAGCAGACCTTGCACGTGATGCACGTGGATTTGCGACGAAATTCTATACGGATGAAGGAAACTACGATCTTGTTGGAAACAACATTCCTGTTTTCTTTATTCAGGATGCAATTAAATTCCCGGATCTTGTTCATGCAGTTAAACCTGAGCCGCATAATGAAATTCCACAGGCGGCTTCTGCCCATGATACATTCTGGGATTTCGTAGCAAATAATCAGGAATCGGCCCATATGGTCATGTGGACAATGTCTGACCGTGCCATTCCACGAAGCTACCGGATGATGGAAGGTTTCGGCGTGCATACGTTCCGCTTTATTAACGCAGAAGGGAAAGCGCATTTTGTGAAATTCCACTGGAAGCCAGTACTTGGTACACATTCAGTCGTATGGGACGAAGCACAGAAGCTGAACGGTAAGAACCCTGACTTCCATAAAGCGGATCTGTTTGAATCCATTGAAAACGGCGACTACCCTGAGTATGAGCTTGGCGTTCAGCTGGTTTCTGAAGAAGATGAATTCAAGTTTGATTTTGACGTACTGGACCCTACTAAGCTATGGCCGGAAGAAGATGTACCAGTACGAATCGTTGGTAAAATGACACTGAACCGTAATCCGGATAATTTCTTTGCAGAAACGGAACAGGTTGCATTCCACCCTGGACATCTTGTGCCCGGGATTGATTTTACAAACGATCCACTGCTTCAGGGACGTCTGTTCTCTTATACAGACACGCAGCTGATCCGTCTTGGCGGTCCTAACTTCCATGAGCTTCCGATCAACCGTCCTGTATGCCCGTTCTTTAACAATCAGCGTGACGGCTATGGCAGACAAACCATTAACAAAGGTAAAGTGGCCTACCATAAGAATTCGCTTGAGAATAACACGCCTGAACCTGCAGCGCCGGAAGAAGGCGGCTTTGAGCATTATCAGGAGAAGATGGAAGGACGTAAGGTCCGCGCAAGAAGCGATAGCTTTAAAGACCACTTCTCACAGGCAACGCTTTTCTATAACAGTATGAGTGCGCCTGAAAAAGAGCATCTGACAAATGCCTTCAGCTTTGAGCTTGGTAAATGTGAAAGTGAATCAGTAAGGCGTCAGGTCGTTGATATGTTTGCAAATGTCAGCACAGAGCTTGCAAGTGCAGTGGCGAAAAACATCGGTCTTGAAGCACCTCAGGGCAGTGATTCAGGTGTGACGAAGTCATCTCCAGCACTAAGCCAGGAAAATACCGTTAAATCTGCGAAGACACGTAAAGTGCTGTTGATTGCAGGTGACGGCTTTGAGGGTGACGTACCTTCAATCATCGAAAAGCTCGAAGGTGAAGGTGTGGAAGTGGAAATCGTAAGTGAGTCAATGGGTGTGTTGAAAGGCACAGATGGTTCTGAACTGAAAGTGGATCAGACTTTCCTGATTGCTGACTCAGTACTCTATGATGCACTATACGCAGTAGGTGGTAAGGACCTCAGCAAAAAATTTGTTCAGACGACTTCTTACTTCCTGAATGAAGCGTTCATGCACTTCAAGCCAATTGGTGCAACGCATGAAGGAACCAAGTGGCTTGAAGCAAATGACATTGCAGACAGCCCTGGTGTCGTGCATGGCAATGACGCAGACAGCTTTACACATTCATTTGTTGAAGCAATCAAAGCGCACCGTCATTGGAGCCGTGAAGTATAA
- a CDS encoding glutamate synthase, NADH/NADPH, small subunit has protein sequence MGKATGFMEYERHSQRERDPKERIKDWKDYTARMPEQEVKLEGARCMDCGVPTCHTGTEINGQTTGCPVNHLIPEWNDLVYQGKWKEALEREHEKNNFPEFTGIACPAPCEGACVLGINEDPVAIRTVERSIIERGFDEGWVVPEPPEQRTGKKVAVVGSGPAGLAAAAQLNKAGHWVTVFEKSDRVGGLLTYGIPEMKLPYAVVERRVNILKEEGIQFETNAEIGGNVPVQKLRDEFDSIILCGGAQVHRNIPVEGRDLKGIHYAMDFLHANTKSLLDSNLEDGNYISAKGKDVIVIGGGDTGTDCLATAIRHECSSLTQFDIYDKKGSIRDAMGNPWPQYPIVHRIEYGQKEGAAKFGSDPRAFAVQTTKFVGDEDGNVKEVHTINVKLRIDENGNRIRETIPGTEKVWKADLVLLAIGFSGPEQGLIQQLELETTERSTVKAEYGDYRTNVEGVFSAGDMRRGQSLIVWAINEGREAARECDRYLMGSTVLP, from the coding sequence ATGGGGAAAGCTACTGGATTCATGGAATATGAACGTCATTCGCAGCGTGAGCGGGATCCTAAAGAACGAATTAAGGATTGGAAAGACTACACTGCGCGGATGCCTGAACAAGAAGTGAAGCTTGAGGGAGCGCGCTGCATGGACTGCGGCGTGCCTACCTGCCACACAGGTACAGAAATCAACGGACAGACAACAGGGTGTCCTGTTAACCACTTAATTCCTGAATGGAACGACCTTGTCTATCAGGGGAAGTGGAAAGAAGCGCTTGAGCGTGAACACGAGAAAAACAACTTCCCTGAATTCACAGGTATTGCATGTCCCGCACCATGTGAAGGCGCATGTGTACTTGGAATCAATGAAGACCCTGTCGCGATTCGTACAGTTGAGCGTTCAATCATTGAGCGCGGTTTTGACGAAGGATGGGTTGTACCGGAACCACCTGAGCAGCGTACCGGCAAAAAGGTTGCTGTTGTCGGTTCAGGGCCAGCAGGTCTTGCAGCAGCGGCACAGCTGAACAAAGCAGGACACTGGGTCACTGTATTTGAAAAGAGTGACCGCGTAGGTGGTCTTCTGACATATGGTATTCCTGAAATGAAGCTGCCTTACGCAGTTGTTGAACGACGCGTCAATATCCTGAAAGAAGAAGGTATTCAATTTGAAACGAACGCTGAAATCGGCGGAAATGTACCGGTACAGAAGTTGCGTGATGAATTTGATTCAATTATTCTCTGCGGCGGTGCTCAGGTACACCGTAATATCCCTGTAGAAGGCCGTGACCTGAAAGGCATTCATTATGCAATGGATTTCCTTCATGCCAATACAAAGAGCCTTCTTGATTCTAACCTTGAAGACGGTAATTACATTTCCGCTAAAGGAAAAGATGTCATCGTTATCGGTGGGGGAGATACAGGAACGGACTGTCTGGCAACTGCGATCCGTCATGAATGCAGCAGCCTGACGCAGTTTGATATCTATGATAAAAAAGGCTCAATCCGTGATGCAATGGGTAATCCATGGCCGCAATATCCGATCGTACACCGTATCGAATACGGTCAAAAAGAAGGAGCGGCAAAATTCGGCTCTGACCCGCGTGCCTTTGCTGTACAGACAACTAAATTTGTCGGTGATGAAGATGGCAACGTAAAAGAAGTACACACAATCAACGTTAAGCTTCGCATTGATGAAAACGGCAACCGTATCCGTGAAACGATTCCAGGTACAGAAAAAGTCTGGAAAGCAGACCTTGTGCTGCTTGCAATCGGCTTCAGCGGACCGGAGCAGGGACTCATCCAGCAGCTTGAGCTTGAAACAACTGAACGTTCTACTGTTAAAGCAGAATACGGCGACTACCGTACAAACGTAGAAGGCGTATTCTCAGCAGGCGATATGAGACGCGGACAGAGTCTGATTGTCTGGGCAATCAACGAAGGCCGTGAAGCGGCACGCGAATGCGACCGCTACCTGATGGGCTCGACAGTTTTACCTTAA